In Cicer arietinum cultivar CDC Frontier isolate Library 1 chromosome 7, Cicar.CDCFrontier_v2.0, whole genome shotgun sequence, a single window of DNA contains:
- the ARF21 gene encoding auxin response factor 18: MREKGKICNPSPSEMESKKKMKDMEKSVDPELWHACAGGMVQIPQVNNKIFYFPQGHAEHARELVNFMDYPQIPHLIPCRVVATKYMADHETDEVYVKLKLVPLHSEVSLEDDNAECSTKASETKDKPQCFAKILTQSDANNGGGFSCPRYCAEKLFPCLDYSTSPPVQDIFPKDIHDQKWQFKHIYRGTPKRHLLTTGWSQFVTHKKLVAGDSIVFLKAENGDIRFGIRRARREICAVLEPPSGYEPATATAIQEEDNNNSKVQRNSRGNALRISDGMMGKGKVSAQQVIQAATLAANMQPFEVVYYPRSNTPEFFVKTSAVRASLHIRWFPGMRIQMAIETEDSSRISWFNGTVTFFEPIDPKWPHSPWRALQVTWDDTELLQNVKRLNPWQVKIEANVPPIHLPTFTPPPPRKKLRLLPHLTFPIDHQFSMSNFSNIFQSPISPFCQFPEISPAGMQGARHAHFLPNLQPFNHTTTTSTNVSCNTRLQKSNNDDNMLCMLSISSSTESSQKSDHVKQQQLVLFGKKIIIEQQVPPSTIFEAKNENAEKSMNQAGNENAEKLTDDFSNLHLPCLSERPFLERLELNESKETKDGEHKMNLSEPSPKWLGG, translated from the exons AtgagagaaaaaggaaaaatttGCAATCCAAGTCCAAGTGAGATGGAGtcaaagaagaaaatgaaagatatGGAAAAGAGCGTGGATCCTGAACTATGGCATGCATGTGCTGGAGGAATGGTGCAAATTCCACAAGTTAACAATAAGATATTCTACTTCCCTCAAGGTCACGCAGAACATGCGCGGGAACTGGTGAATTTCATGGATTACCCCCAAATTCCACATTTGATTCCATGTAGAGTTGTAGCTACCAAATATATGGCTGATCATGAGACTGACGAGGTGTATGTGAAACTCAAACTTGTTCCTTTGCACAGTGAGGTTAGTTTGGAGGATGACAACGCTGAATGCTCCACCAAAGCGTCTGAAACTAAAGATAAACCTCAGTGTTTTGCCAAAATCTTGACACAATCTGATGCAAACAATGGTGGTGGTTTTTCTTGTCCTAGATATTGTGCAGAAAAGCTTTTTCCTTGTTTGGACTATTCCACTAGCCCTCCTGTGCAAGACATTTTCCCTAAAGACATTCACGACCAAAAATGGcaatttaaacatatttataGGGGCACGCCCAAGCGTCATTTATTGACCACTGGTTGGAGCCAGTTTGTGACTCATAAGAAACTTGTTGCAGGGGATTCTATTGTGTTTCTAAAGGCTGAAAATGGAGATATTCGTTTCGGAATTCGCAGGGCTAGAAGGGAAATTTGTGCTGTACTTGAACCTCCATCAGGGTATGAACCTGCTACTGCTACTGCAATTCAagaggaagataataataacagtaAAGTTCAAAGAAATAGTAGAGGCAATGCATTAAGAATAAGTGATGGTATGATGGGTAAGGGTAAAGTCAGTGCTCAACAAGTTATTCAAGCAGCAACACTTGCTGCTAATATGCAGCCTTTTGAGGTAGTTTACTATCCTCGCTCGAATACTCCCGAATTTTTTGTCAAAACTTCTGCTGTTAGAGCATCACTTCATATTAGGTGGTTTCCTGGAATGAGGATCCAAATGGCCATTGAAACTGAGGACTCGTCAAGGATAAGTTGGTTTAACGGAACTGTCACTTTTTTTGAGCCTATTGATCCAAAATGGCCTCATTCTCCTTGGAGAGCTCTTCAG GTTACATGGGATGATACAGAGTTACTACAAAATGTAAAAAGGTTGAATCCATGGCAAGTTAAAATAGAAGCAAATGTTCCACCCATTCATCTTCCAACTTTCACACCACCCCCACCAAGGAAGAAACTCAGGTTACTTCCACACCTAACTTTCCCCATTGATCACCAATTTTCAAtgtcaaatttttcaaacatctTTCAAAGTCCTATCAGTCCATTTTGTCAGTTCCCCGAAATTAGTCCTGCTGGCATGCAGGGAGCCAGGCATGCTCATTTTCTTCCTAATCTCCAACCATTTAATCACACTACTACAACATCGACGAATGTCTCTTGTAACACGAGATTACAGAAGTCGAACAACGATGACAATATGTTGTGTATGCTATCGATATCAAGTTCTACTGAATCTTCACAAAAATCGGATCATGTTAAGCAACAACAACTTGtgctttttggaaaaaaaattataattgaacaACAAGTCCCTCCAAGTACAATTTTTGAAGCTAAAAATGAAAATGCCGAGAAATCAATGAATCAAGCTGGAAATGAAAATGCTGAAAAATTAACGGATGATTTTTCTAATCTTCATCTACCATGCCTATCAGAACGTCCCTTTTTAGAGAGGTTAGAGTTGAATGAAAGCAAAGAAACAAAAGATGGAGAACATAAGATGAATCTCTCAG AGCCTTCACCAAAATGGTTAGGAGGTTGA
- the LOC101513550 gene encoding calcium-binding protein KIC: MKNNLNMNETTTIETEFEDLLPVMAEKLDVETFVSELCGGFNLLADKEIGLITSDSLRKNSALLGMEGMSKEDAEAMVKQGDLDGDGKLNETEFCILMVRLSPGMMEEAETWLEKAIEEQLRNSST, encoded by the coding sequence ATGAAAAACAACCTCAACATGAATGAAACAACCACAATAGAAACAGAGTTTGAGGACTTGTTACCAGTGATGGCAGAGAAGCTTGATGTGGAAACCTTTGTATCTGAACTATGTGGTGGTTTTAATCTTCTAGCAGACAAAGAAATAGGTTTGATCACAAGTGACAGCTTAAGGAAAAACTCAGCTCTGCTTGGTATGGAAGGGATGAGTAAGGAAGATGCTGAAGCTATGGTGAAACAAGGTGATCTTGATGGTGATGGAAAGTTGAATGAGACTGAGTTTTGCATACTTATGGTGAGGCTTAGTCCTGGAATGATGGAAGAAGCTGAAACATGGTTGGAGAAGGCTATTGAAGAACAGTTAAGAAATTCTTCAACTTAG
- the LOC101514202 gene encoding probable serine/threonine-protein kinase WNK10 isoform X1: protein MNSGAVLALHPADNVFRTREPPDFEEDFVEKDPTGRYVRYNEILGRGAFKTVYRAFDEVDGIEVAWNQVRIDGLLHSVDDLAKLYSEVHLLKSLKHENIIKFYNSWIDDKQKTVNMITELFTSGNLRLYRKKHKYVEMKAIKGWARQILQGLVYLHGHKPPIIHRDLKCDNIFVNGNQGEVKIGDLGLAIVMQQETARSVIGTPEFMAPELYEEEYNELVDIYSFGMSMLEMVTLEYPYNECNNPAQIFKKVTSGIKPASLNKVSDPQIKEFIEKCLVPATERLSAEELLNDPFLQIENPKDPCIYPLQLAMKTPRATDIPKSGTPSMDIDADYKLFSGSNYAESSQGSPHCPVFEVQRTNKNNEFRLKGTKNDDNSVSLTLRIADTCGRVRNIHFLFYLDTDTAVSVASEMVEHLELADHDVAFIAELIDYLIMKLLPWWKPSPDHNSTGEISLCSGSSNVDRQILMACQWSSILESIPAKRFNRQDSFSGFNTIPREGFETVGKSCFFKNINKAVSNAVSDYNHPSPCLVNSEDRYSRGSGASEIAVDDTSMKNENSNDSNISSCFKCLRRSIPGLEVGNAYFEDCKLQAADYNVGESTVNSGSSNVSCCSVSSTDKDIDLELKLELDAIESQYQHWIEELSRMKLEALEASRRRWMAKKKVAVHD, encoded by the exons ATGAATTCGGGTGCTGTTTTAGCATTGCATCCTGCTGACAATGTTTTCAGAACAAGGGAGCCTCCTGATTTTGAGGAGGACTTTGTAGAGAAAGATCCAACCGGCCGGTACGTTAGG TACAATGAAATCTTGGGCAGGGGTGCCTTCAAGACTGT TTATAGAGCATTTGATGAAGTTGATGGAATAGAAGTTGCTTGGAACCAAGTTAGGATTGATGGACTCTTACATTCAGTAGATGATCTTGCAAAATTGTATTCTGAAGTTCATCTATTGAAGTCTTTGAAACATGAAAATATCATTAAGTTCTACAATTCCTGGATCGATGATAAACAGAAAACTGTTAACATGATTACTGAACTCTTCACATCCGGAAATTTAAGACT GTACCGTAAAAAGCATAAATATGTCGAAATGAAAGCCATTAAAGGTTGGGCAAGGCAGATTCTTCAAGGCTTAGTATATCTTCACGGTCACAAGCCACCGATTATTCACAGAGACTTGAAATGCGACAACATCTTTGTGAATGGAAACCAAGGAGAAGTTAAGATAGGTGATCTTGGTTTGGCAATTGTTATGCAGCAGGAAACCGCTCGGAGTGTTATCG gGACACCTGAGTTTATGGCGCCAGAATTATATGAAGAGGAGTACAATGAACTTGTTGACATCTATTCATTTGGGATGTCAATGTTGGAGATGGTTACTCTTGAGTATCCTTATAATGAATGCAACAATCCAGCTCAAATATTTAAGAAAGTTACCTCG GGCATCAAACCTGCTTCCCTTAATAAGGTGAGTGACCCTCAAATTAAGGAGTTTATTGAGAAATGCCTGGTTCCAGCGACTGAGAGATTGTCTGCAGAGGAGCTTCTTAATGATCCATTTCTACAAATTGAGAATCCAAAGGATCCATGTATTTATCCTTTACAGTTAGCTATGAAAACTCCAAGAGCTACAGATATACCCAAATCTGGTACTCCATCCATGGACATTGATGCTGACTACAAACTGTTTTCGGGAAGTAACTACGCTGAAAGCAGTCAGGGAAGTCCACATTGTCCTGTTTTTGAAGTCCAAAGGACTAATAAGAACAACGAGTTTAGGTTAAAAGGGACTAAAAACGATGATAACTCGGTGTCATTGACTTTGCGTATTGCTGATACATGTG GTCGAGTAAGGAATATACATTTTCTCTTTTACCTTGATACAGATACCGCAGTCTCCGTGGCATCGGAAATGGTTGAACATTTGGAGCTGGCAGATCATGATGTGGCTTTCATAGCCGAGCTTATTGATTACTTGATAATGAAGCTTCTTCCTTGGTGGAAGCCTTCACCTGATCATAACTCAACTGGAGAAATAAGTCTTTGTAGTGGGTCTTCTAATGTGGATCGCCAAATCTTAATGGCATGCCAATGGAGTTCTATCCTAGAAAGTATTCCTGCTAAAAGATTTAATCGTCAAGACAGCTTTTCCGGGTTTAATACAATTCCTAGAGAAGGTTTCGAGACAGTTGGAAAGAGctgttttttcaaaaacatcaaTAAAGCTGTGTCGAATGCTGTCAGTGACTATAATCATCCTTCTCCTTGTTTGGTTAACTCGGAAGATCGATATTCGCGAGGATCAGGAGCTTCTGAGATAGCTGTTGACGACACTTctatgaaaaatgaaaatagtaATGACTCCAACATTAGTAGCTGTTTTAAATGTCTAAGAAGGTCCATACCTGGTCTTGAAGTCGGCAATGCGTACTTCGAAGACTGTAAATTGCAGGCAGCAGATTACAATGTTGGAGAAAGCACTGTGAACTCAGGATCATCAAATGTTAGCTGTTGTTCTGTTTCTTCAACTGATAAAGATATTGATCTTGAGCTCAAGCTTGAACTTGATGCAATTGAGTCACAATATCAGCATTGGATCGAGGAACTCTCTAGGATGAAGTTGGAGGCATTGGAAGCCTCTAGAAGGAGATGGATGGCTAAGAAGAAAGTAGCTGTTCATGATTGA
- the LOC101514202 gene encoding probable serine/threonine-protein kinase WNK4 isoform X2 — translation MITELFTSGNLRLYRKKHKYVEMKAIKGWARQILQGLVYLHGHKPPIIHRDLKCDNIFVNGNQGEVKIGDLGLAIVMQQETARSVIGTPEFMAPELYEEEYNELVDIYSFGMSMLEMVTLEYPYNECNNPAQIFKKVTSGIKPASLNKVSDPQIKEFIEKCLVPATERLSAEELLNDPFLQIENPKDPCIYPLQLAMKTPRATDIPKSGTPSMDIDADYKLFSGSNYAESSQGSPHCPVFEVQRTNKNNEFRLKGTKNDDNSVSLTLRIADTCGRVRNIHFLFYLDTDTAVSVASEMVEHLELADHDVAFIAELIDYLIMKLLPWWKPSPDHNSTGEISLCSGSSNVDRQILMACQWSSILESIPAKRFNRQDSFSGFNTIPREGFETVGKSCFFKNINKAVSNAVSDYNHPSPCLVNSEDRYSRGSGASEIAVDDTSMKNENSNDSNISSCFKCLRRSIPGLEVGNAYFEDCKLQAADYNVGESTVNSGSSNVSCCSVSSTDKDIDLELKLELDAIESQYQHWIEELSRMKLEALEASRRRWMAKKKVAVHD, via the exons ATGATTACTGAACTCTTCACATCCGGAAATTTAAGACT GTACCGTAAAAAGCATAAATATGTCGAAATGAAAGCCATTAAAGGTTGGGCAAGGCAGATTCTTCAAGGCTTAGTATATCTTCACGGTCACAAGCCACCGATTATTCACAGAGACTTGAAATGCGACAACATCTTTGTGAATGGAAACCAAGGAGAAGTTAAGATAGGTGATCTTGGTTTGGCAATTGTTATGCAGCAGGAAACCGCTCGGAGTGTTATCG gGACACCTGAGTTTATGGCGCCAGAATTATATGAAGAGGAGTACAATGAACTTGTTGACATCTATTCATTTGGGATGTCAATGTTGGAGATGGTTACTCTTGAGTATCCTTATAATGAATGCAACAATCCAGCTCAAATATTTAAGAAAGTTACCTCG GGCATCAAACCTGCTTCCCTTAATAAGGTGAGTGACCCTCAAATTAAGGAGTTTATTGAGAAATGCCTGGTTCCAGCGACTGAGAGATTGTCTGCAGAGGAGCTTCTTAATGATCCATTTCTACAAATTGAGAATCCAAAGGATCCATGTATTTATCCTTTACAGTTAGCTATGAAAACTCCAAGAGCTACAGATATACCCAAATCTGGTACTCCATCCATGGACATTGATGCTGACTACAAACTGTTTTCGGGAAGTAACTACGCTGAAAGCAGTCAGGGAAGTCCACATTGTCCTGTTTTTGAAGTCCAAAGGACTAATAAGAACAACGAGTTTAGGTTAAAAGGGACTAAAAACGATGATAACTCGGTGTCATTGACTTTGCGTATTGCTGATACATGTG GTCGAGTAAGGAATATACATTTTCTCTTTTACCTTGATACAGATACCGCAGTCTCCGTGGCATCGGAAATGGTTGAACATTTGGAGCTGGCAGATCATGATGTGGCTTTCATAGCCGAGCTTATTGATTACTTGATAATGAAGCTTCTTCCTTGGTGGAAGCCTTCACCTGATCATAACTCAACTGGAGAAATAAGTCTTTGTAGTGGGTCTTCTAATGTGGATCGCCAAATCTTAATGGCATGCCAATGGAGTTCTATCCTAGAAAGTATTCCTGCTAAAAGATTTAATCGTCAAGACAGCTTTTCCGGGTTTAATACAATTCCTAGAGAAGGTTTCGAGACAGTTGGAAAGAGctgttttttcaaaaacatcaaTAAAGCTGTGTCGAATGCTGTCAGTGACTATAATCATCCTTCTCCTTGTTTGGTTAACTCGGAAGATCGATATTCGCGAGGATCAGGAGCTTCTGAGATAGCTGTTGACGACACTTctatgaaaaatgaaaatagtaATGACTCCAACATTAGTAGCTGTTTTAAATGTCTAAGAAGGTCCATACCTGGTCTTGAAGTCGGCAATGCGTACTTCGAAGACTGTAAATTGCAGGCAGCAGATTACAATGTTGGAGAAAGCACTGTGAACTCAGGATCATCAAATGTTAGCTGTTGTTCTGTTTCTTCAACTGATAAAGATATTGATCTTGAGCTCAAGCTTGAACTTGATGCAATTGAGTCACAATATCAGCATTGGATCGAGGAACTCTCTAGGATGAAGTTGGAGGCATTGGAAGCCTCTAGAAGGAGATGGATGGCTAAGAAGAAAGTAGCTGTTCATGATTGA
- the LOC101513855 gene encoding protein yippee-like At4g27745 — MEDLIGSRAYCCFKCQNLVAFHDDIVSKDFQASNGRAFLFSHAMNIFLGPKEDRQLMTGLHTVADVYCSDCGEELGWKYIKAYEETQKYKEGKCVLEKFKIVLGNG, encoded by the exons ATGGAGGATTTGATAGGATCACGAGCATACTGCTGCTTCAAGTGTCAAAACCTTGTTGCTTTTCATGATGATATTGTTTCCAAAGATTTCCAG GCAAGCAATGGAAGAGCTTTTCTGTTTTCTCATGCAATGAACATATTTTTGGGTCCAAAAGAAGATAGACAACTTATGACAGGTCTTCACACAGTTGCTGATGTATATTGTTCTGATTGTGGAGAAGAACTTGGTTGGAAATACATTAAAGCTTATGAGGAAACACAAAAGTACAAAGAAGGAAAATGTGTTCTAGAGAAGTTCAAGATAGTTTTGGGAAATGGTTAG